In Perognathus longimembris pacificus isolate PPM17 chromosome 23, ASM2315922v1, whole genome shotgun sequence, a single genomic region encodes these proteins:
- the C2cd4b gene encoding C2 calcium-dependent domain-containing protein 4B, whose protein sequence is MRLLGRLRSSAPGPAFSNVLTPARIPEFCIPPRLPLPSPPQPSPQDAVLPRRCAAEPDLWLRSADDEGAGRTDWDPRSQAALSLPHLPRARTAYGFCALLESPHTRRKESLFLGDPGAAAAAAPLCAPRPHSAPRPRAHTYCAGAVRPRPARGGERDAPPAAPPASAPAPAGPQPTADSAAARPRGRRLLRAPDGLLGRALRACGSRGSARARSASGRVKDEVERDAAAAAPESPISAPARPSPAPGPRPERLEAEGTVALSRAGCALRLAAEYSPDSGRLRLRLLRAQGPAGGALEPRAVACRLRLVLQPPGAWRAPLRAGLGRSRRAALEQDFCFDGLSEEQLRRLAVRVQAELKGRGLERGRRLGQGELLLGALLL, encoded by the coding sequence ATGCGGCTCCTCGGGAGACTCCGCTCTTCGGCCCCGGGACCCGCCTTCTCCAATGTGCTCACGCCGGCTCGCATCCCGGAGTTCTGCATCCCGCCGCGGCTGCCCCTGCCCAGCCCGCCGCAGCCGTCGCCCCAGGACGCGGTCCTGCCCCGGCGCTGCGCAGCCGAACCCGACCTGTGGCTCCGATCGGCCGACGACGAGGGCGCGGGCCGCACGGACTGGGACCCGCGCTCGCAGGCCGCGCTCTCGCTGCCGCACCTGCCCCGCGCGCGCACCGCCTACGGCTTCTGCGCGCTGCTCGAGAGCCCGCACACGCGCCGCAAAGAGTCGCTCTTCCTCGGGGAccccggcgccgccgccgccgccgcgccgctctgcgccccgcgcccccacTCCGCGCCGCGCCCGCGGGCGCACACCTACTGCGCGGGCGCCGTGAGGCCGCGACCGGCACGCGGAGGGGAGCGCGACGCCCCCCCGGCGGCCCCGCCGgcctccgccccggcccccgccggcccccaaCCCACTGCGGACTCGGCCGCCGCGCGGCCCCGCGGGCGCCGCCTCCTGCGCGCCCCCGACGGGCTGCTGGGCCGCGCGCTGCGCGCCTGCGGGAGCCGGGGCTCGGCGCGCGCCCGCTCCGCCTCCGGCCGGGTCAAAGACGAGGTGGAGCgcgacgccgccgccgccgcccccgagtCCCCCATCTCGGCCCCGGCGCGCCCCTCGCCAGCCCCGGGCCCGCGGCCCGAGCGCCTGGAGGCCGAGGGCACCGTGGCCCTGAGCCGCGCCGGCTGCGCCCTGCGCCTGGCCGCTGAGTACAGTCCGGACAGCGGGCGCCTCCGCCTGCGGCTGCTGCGCGCGCAGGGCCCGGCCGGGGGCGCCCTGGAGCCCCGCGCCGTGGCCTGTCGCCTCCGCCTGGTGCTGCAGCCGCCGGGCGCCTGGCGCGCGCCGCTGCGCGCGGGCTTGGGGCGCAGCCGCCGGGCCGCCCTGGAGCAGGACTTCTGCTTCGACGGCCTCAGCGAGGAGCAGCTGCGCCGCCTGGCCGTGCGCGTCCAGGCCGAGCTCAAGGGCCGCGGGCTGGAGCGGGGCCGCCGGCTGGGCCAGGGCGAGCTGCTGCTGGGCGCCCTGCTGCTCTGA